The genomic DNA CGCGCGTATGTCGGGCACGTAACAGGTGCTCACCGGTTGATTCACCAGGTTAAAACTTCCTTCGGCCAGCATCGACAAGTCGTCCATTGACCCCTCGATCACCCGCACGTTCAATTGCCGCTCCTCCGCTACCCGGCGGTCGATCGCCAACACCTCGGGGCTGATGTCGACCACCGTTACTTCGGCGCCCGCCGCGGCAAACAGCGCGCTCTGCCGCCCACCCCCTGCCGCCAGGCATAACACTCGGGCGCCGGTCAGGGGTCTGGTCAGCCAGCCCGCAATGTCCAAGGCACGCACGGGATCGGCAAAATCCTCGTCCCGTGCCGCCAAGGTAAAGGGGTGCCGTGCCCGCGCCAGGGCGTCCCAGGCCTGCCGATTCTTGTCGCGCCAGTGCGTCATGTCGCTTGCATCCTCGCGGCCGAATATGCCGCGTTCATGAAAATCTCAATGGTTTCCGATCCAACCATGCCAGCCAGCGTATGAAGATTGTCCGGGCGCCGACTGTAACGAGCGTGTCGCTGGCGCGAATCGCTCGGGCGCGGTAGTCCCCGCTACGCGTTTTACTCGCCCTCGCGCGTTGAATATGCGAAAGCGGCGCAGACGATGATGATAGGGAGTTCCGGCCCGGTTGTTCCAACCATGTAGCGCTTTTATAATGATGCAGCGGGTGCGCGGAATTGGAGTTGAGGGGGTGACGGCAAAGCCCAAGATACTGGTTGTTTGCGACTCCCGAGAACGAGACGAGCAAGATCTCGCCCGGCTCGGTGAGACGTTCGAAGTCGTGGTGGCGGAGTCGATGCTCCGCGCCTTGGCTCGCCTCAAGCGAGACGACTTCGCGGGGGTCTTCGTCAGCGGCGCTCACTTCGAAGAGGCATTGCAGGTTGGCAAACTGCTCCAGAACGATTTGATTCTGGAAGGCATGCCCGATGGCGTGGTGCTGCTCGACCACGACAACTCCATTATCTGGGGAAATGGCCGGCTCTGCGAATGGAGCGGCCGCGATTCGGTCGTTGGTCAAAACTTTTACGCGGTGCTCGGCAGCCCCGAGATCCTCGGCCCCGACTTCTGTCCCTTTCACACCGCGCTGGCCACCGGCCAATCCAGCTCCACCACGCTCAAGTCGAGCGAGAACCGATACTTTCACGTGCATGCGGTGCCGGCCCGCGATTCTGACGGCCCGCACCAAATTCTGATCGTCACCGTCCGCGACATCACTGTTGAGACGTTGCAGCAGCAAAAGTTGGCGGCGATCCATCGCGCCGGCATCGAGTTGGCCGACCTGACGCCCGACGAACTCTTTCAGATGACGGTGCAAGAGCGGATTGAGCTGCTCAAGTCGAACATCCTGCATTACACCAAGGATTTACTGAATTTCGACGTCGTCGAAATTCGCCTGCTCGACAAGCAGAGCGGCCGCCTGATGCCGCTGTTGGCCGTCGGCATGGATATCGAGGCCCAGCAGCGCGAGCTGCACGCCCGCTCGCATGGCAACGGAGTCACTGGCTTTGTGGCCGCCACCGGCAAGAGCTATCTGTGCGAAGACACCACCGAAGACCCGCTCTACCTGAAAGGGGCCACCGGCGCCAAAAGCTCGCTTACCGTGCCGCTCATCTTGCACGACGAGGTGATCGGCACCTTCAACGTCGAGAGCCCCGAGCCCCGCGCCTTCACCGAAAGCGACCTGCAGTTCTTGGAGCTGTTCACCCGCGACGTCGCAGCGGCCCTTAATCAGCTCGAACTGCTCGTCGCCGAGAAGGCCAGCACCGCCGCCGAGAGCGTCGAGGCCATTCATAGCGCGGTCGCCCTGCCCGTCGACGACATCCTCAATTGCGCCGTGAACATCATGGAGCGCTACATCGGCCACGAGCCCGAGGTGGTCGAGCGCCTGCAGCGCATCTTGCGAAACGCCCGCGACATCAAGCAGGTCATTCAAAAGGTGGGGCAGAAGATGACCCCCACCCAGGCCGTGCCGCAGGTTTTGCCGCAAGACGAGCGCCCGCTGCTCCGCGGCAAGGAAGTGCTGGTGGTCGACGCCGACGAGAGCGTGCGCAGCGCCGCCCACGCCCTGTTGGATCGCTATGGCTGCATTGTCGAAACCGCCCACAACGGCGCCGAAGCCGTCTTCATGGTCCGCAGCACGCTGGCCCACGGCGGCTACGATGTCATTATCGCCGACATTCGCCTGCCCGATATGTCGGGCTACGACCTGATGTTGCGCCTGCAAGAGGTGATCAACCCGGTGCCGCTGGTGCTGATGACCGGCTTTGGCTACGACCCCGGACACTCGATCGTCAAGGCGCGCCAGGCAGGTCTGTCGTCCAAGGCGGTGCTCTACAAACCGTTCCGGCTCGATCAACTCCTCGGCACTGTGGAAGAAGCAGTGCGCGTCCCCGGCCCGGTGAAGGTCGAGCAAACCTAGAAAAACGTCTCCCGCTTCTCCTCGCCCTGCCTGTGAGGAGACGTCGGCCGCGGGCCGAGTGAGGAGGATCTTTCCCTACTTCACCAGCCACAGATCACTAGCCGCTTGCCTCTTGGCCGCCGGCCGAGCGAGGGACGCTTCAATCCACAGGCTGCACTTGCGGTCCAATACATTCCCCACGATGATCGCCCCCCATGCTAAACCCCGCCGAGCCTCCTGAATGACGTATTTCCTGCTGCTGCTAGCACTGATTGGCCACACCGCGCTCTGGGCCTGCGTGGTCAACCAGATCCATGCCACCCGCTTGGCCAAATTGGGCGTGACGATCGTCAACATCCTGGGGCTCGGCAGCCTCTGCGCGGCGCCGCTGGTTTACATGTTGTGGTTCTGGCGCGACGGCTTGGATTGGCTAAGCGCCACGCCGGCGGGACCCGCCGTTTGGTACTTCCTCTGCTGCTGCGTGCTTGGAGTCCCCGGTCTGGCGGTCTGGGCCAACCGCAACCTGCGTCGCGGGCCGCTGCGACCGCTCAAGCGCCAGTCGGCCCAACGGCTCGACATGGTCCGCCGCCTGGGCTACCGGCCCGATGGCAATAGCTGGCTGCGCCCCCTCACGCGACTGCCAGGCAACGAGTGCTTTCAACTGGAGATCACCGAAAAAGAGCTCGAACTCTCGCGCCTGCCCGCTCGGCTCGATGGCCTCACGATCGCCCATCTGTCCGATCTGCATTTCACTGGCATCATCGACCGCCGCTATTTTGTCGAAGT from Pirellulales bacterium includes the following:
- a CDS encoding class I SAM-dependent methyltransferase; protein product: MTHWRDKNRQAWDALARARHPFTLAARDEDFADPVRALDIAGWLTRPLTGARVLCLAAGGGRQSALFAAAGAEVTVVDISPEVLAIDRRVAEERQLNVRVIEGSMDDLSMLAEGSFNLVNQPVSTCYVPDIRAVYREVARVLAPGGLYISQHKQPASLQTELAPSSEAGYLLGERYYRETPLPPVATSMLRETGADEYLHRWEEMIGGMCRAGFVVEDLIEPVHAKPNEPVGSFGHRACYVAPYVRIKARRLGRPPAASLWVPE
- a CDS encoding response regulator; this encodes MQRVRGIGVEGVTAKPKILVVCDSRERDEQDLARLGETFEVVVAESMLRALARLKRDDFAGVFVSGAHFEEALQVGKLLQNDLILEGMPDGVVLLDHDNSIIWGNGRLCEWSGRDSVVGQNFYAVLGSPEILGPDFCPFHTALATGQSSSTTLKSSENRYFHVHAVPARDSDGPHQILIVTVRDITVETLQQQKLAAIHRAGIELADLTPDELFQMTVQERIELLKSNILHYTKDLLNFDVVEIRLLDKQSGRLMPLLAVGMDIEAQQRELHARSHGNGVTGFVAATGKSYLCEDTTEDPLYLKGATGAKSSLTVPLILHDEVIGTFNVESPEPRAFTESDLQFLELFTRDVAAALNQLELLVAEKASTAAESVEAIHSAVALPVDDILNCAVNIMERYIGHEPEVVERLQRILRNARDIKQVIQKVGQKMTPTQAVPQVLPQDERPLLRGKEVLVVDADESVRSAAHALLDRYGCIVETAHNGAEAVFMVRSTLAHGGYDVIIADIRLPDMSGYDLMLRLQEVINPVPLVLMTGFGYDPGHSIVKARQAGLSSKAVLYKPFRLDQLLGTVEEAVRVPGPVKVEQT